The DNA window CAGTTCTTGATTCGACAAAGCCGCTGCACCTTGATTGATGAGTCGTTCACGCGGACGGTCAGAAACATGGACGTCGCGGATCATTAACGATGTTTCGTTTAGCATCTGACACTGCTCCCTTCTAAGTAGATAAATCCGGCACTGACAAGTTTCTGTGTTAATGCAGCAATGGGCAAACCGACGACTGCGTTGTAATCCCCTTGAATTTCTTTAACGAACAAGCCAGAAAGCGTTTGTATGCCATATGCACCTGCTTTGTCATACGGATCTTCCGTATCGGTATAGGCGTCAATCCATGCCTCTGGCAAATCAAAAAACGTCACTTTAACTGTTTCGTGAAATGTGTGCTCACTGGTACCTTGCACGACCGTAACGGCCGTAATCACTTGATGTATGCGACCCGATAATTTCTGCAAGTAGCCTGTAGCTTGTTCTTTATTTTTGGGTTTCAATAAAACCTCATCACCTAAAACGACAATGGTATCCGACCCGATCACGATGGCGTCCGTGCGTCTGGCCGCAACTTCCTGTGCTTTTTGCGCAGCGCATGCTAAAACATAACCAAGTGCCGTTTGAAACTGCTGCGGATCCGGTTCATCTTTGGTGCTTGGGATAACCTCAAAATCAACACCAAGCATCCTTAAAAGCTCCTGACGACGCGGTGATTGTGATGCAAGAACAACTGGGAAATCAGTTTTAAACTTCATGATGAGAATCGCTCCTTTTTCAAGAATCATACCACCTAACGAATCTCCAAAACAAATTAAGAAAAATGAATTTTGGCCGTGTTAAGCGGTTGAAAAATGAGATTTGACCGATAGGATTTGCAAAAAGCGCTGTCTGTAGCTGTTTATAATTGAGATTTACGAGAAACAGAAATTCCCAAGCGCCGGTGTGTCCAGTCGTTAAGCAAAACCGGACGTTCGTTCGCTTACCTCGCTTGTTGCAGGAGCCAAGCGGTCGGTAAAGGAGAACTGCCTATTACGTTTCAAAATAAAAAAGGATGAAGCCTCAGCTTCACCCTAGAAAATTCATATACCACGCAAGCAACCCGTCTCCCCAAAAACAAACGATGACAGCCGCCAACGCGATCGACGGCCCAAACGGAATCGGTGTCTTGCGTCCTTTTTTCGTGACGCGCAATTGAATAATGCCGACAATGGCGCCGATGAACGACGCAAAGAACAGGGTCATCAAGGTGCCGGCCGTACCGAGCACCAGTCCTATGACGAAAAACAACTTGATGTCTCCTCCACCCATGCCGCCTTTGGACACGACGGCGATCAGGAACAACAGTAAAAATCCGACTGCCGCGCCGAGCAAACTGTCCCACCACGGGTCAAGCGGAATCGCGATGCGAAGCCCGAGCAGCACCACCGCGAACGGCAGTAGCACTTTATCCGGAATGAGCATATACGCGATGTCTGACACGGTGATGATGACCAGTAGCGACACAAACAGGATCGCAACGACAAATTCTGGCGTAAAGCCAAATACCAAAAATGATGCGACGAATAAAACCGCAGTCACTGCTTCCATTAACGGATAAACCCAGTGAATCTTAGCACCACACGTTCGGCATTGACCTCTTAAAAACAGATAAGAAAACACCGGTACCAAATCAATTGCCGTTAAGCGCCGGTCGCAATTGGTGCAATGCGAAGGCGGGTAAGCAATCGATTGTTTTTTCGGCACACGTAAGCCGACAACATTAAAAAAGGAACCAAAAACAAGACCAAACAAGCCAATAAAAACAGAATAAGTCAGTACCATAGAAACCCTCTTTGCTTTAGTTTTTTGGGGGATAGTTAGTGATAGAGTTGAAGAAATCACTGCAGGCGGACGCTTTCCGCGGACGAAGCGCTGAGCCTCCTCGTCGCAGGCCCTGCGGGGTCTCACCACTCCGTTTTTCCGCAGGAGTCGCCGCCTTACGTTCTTTCTTCTAAAGTTTTCATTCAAAAGTTTGTATTCCACGCTACAAAAAAGACAGCTTGAATTTGGCTGATCATAAATTTTTCTTAGAGTAGATACAAACTTATATTTAAGAGTCCACATTGGAGATATGGAGCAAAACAGCGTAGACTCCCGCGGGATAGCGAAGTGCCGAAATCCACTCGGGCGATAGCCCGAGTTAGTTCGGCGCAAGCCCGCAGGAAAGCGAAGTTGCTTTGCGGAATATCTAGAAGTGAAACTTCATAACTCGACTTATACACAAATCTTCAAACCACCTCTACCAAAAAAAAAGAGAAATCGCAATGATTTCTCTGATTTTTCTTTTTCTTTATTACCGATTTACAGCTTCTGCATTTTCTTGCACTTCTACTTCTACCTTTACTTCGGTTTCAGAATCGTCGGTTGAAACTCCGGTTTCTTCTTGCATTATTTCCAGCGCTTCTTCTTCAGGTGCTACTAAGCTAGTGCCGTCATTCTGAGGCAAGGGGTTTACTTTTTTTGCTGGTGCTGGAGAATCAACTTTCAACGATCCATCTGCAAGTTCTACCAAATCCGGTCGGTAAAATGCTGAAAAGGATACGGAAACTGTTAGTGGTTCGCTTATTTGATCGGCTTTTGTCAATTCTGGATTTGCAGTGAAATCAATAGCTCCTACAACCATAATTCGTTCCATCTGCTCGATTTCTTTGATGAAAGTTGCAATACTTTTATAATCTCTGGCATTAAATTCAACAGCCGTAACAATTTCTTGCACGTTCTCTAATCCTTCTACCGGCTGAAGTAATGTCAAAGGTGCCTCCACAAAGTTTACAGACGTCACAAAAGTCTGCGAGATCAATTCAGCTTGCTCAATTTGCAAAAGGATTAAGTCTGTTAATGGCTCAACAGAAACTTTTTGTTGCAAATCCCTTACACTAATTTTCTCAGTTGGAGGTGTTGCTTTTTGCTGCACTTCTAAAGCCATCAACACTTCTTTTTCCGTAGTTAATAATTGCTCGGACTGAAGACGTGCATCTTTCGCTGGTATATACAAAGAAAAATAAGAATACGCTGCACTTCCTGCTAAAAAAATTGCCGCTAACACGATCAAGGCTAGTTCTTTTTGTCGTTTAGTCCAGTTGCTCATTGAACATCCCCCTCAGATTCTTCAGGAACCGTTTCTTCTACCGGGGTCTCTGTAACAGGCGGTTCTTCTACAACAGGAACCTCTTCTGTTGTTGGGGCTTCCGTTATCGTTCCATCAGCATTGACCGTGCCTTCGGCGGCTGGCAAACGTTCATCTATGTAAACCAAACTATACGTAGCTAAATAACGTGGATTTTCTATTAACGCTTCTGGATCCTCAATAGACCCTTCTTCTTCCTCGATCAAATCCAATTCTTCGTTCGTTACAGCATCCAGTGTAGCTGACTCTAAAAATTCAGAAGCCTTTAACTGAGTCAAGTAATAAGCGGCTTCACGAGACGTATCGAATTGAATGGTTAACGTACCTAAGTTCGGTTTAACAAATGAAAACGAATCAAAAAATCCACGTTTGGGTAAACGGGAAACAAGGTCACCAAGCAGTGGCACAGTATCAAATTGATAGCCTTCTGCCCACACAACCGTTGCTTGCAATTGCTGCTCATCATTTAACCCAATAGACGCTTCTAATTGTGCACGAATTGCTTCACTTTGACCCGTGACCAATGTGTATTCTGCATCTGTTGCGACTTGCTGCTTGCTCTGTGACTGTGCCATAAAGAAAAAAGTCGCCCATATTAAAACAGCCGCCAATATAATGCCAAGCACCGCAAAAAGGGCGACGGGACGTTCCCGTTCTTTTTGCGGCAATAAATTAATATCTACTAACATGTTTACACCTCTTTCAGGGCTAAACCGATGGCACGGTTAAACCGTTCGGGAACGCTATCATTTAATTCGGACGGAATGGGTTTCATGACGATCGGATAAACAGGCACGGATAGCCGGTTTTCAAGTCTAGCTTGAAGTTCTGGCCAATTGTCCAATCCATTAAAAATGACTTTCGTAATCCCCGCTTCGCCAGCATTCATACTATAACGATAAAAATTACCCAATTTTTCAGCTTCTGTTTCTATCTCTTCTATCAATATAGCGGAGTCCAAGAAATCTTCTTCAGCCATCTGGAATTCAACGGGACGCATGAACAGCGGATAATGTTCATGAAAAATTGACACCGTCATTTTTTTCGATTGGAGATCAATCATCATAATATGTTCTTCTTCGGCGAAATCGTGTTGCACGTACGCCAAGCGATATAAAGCGAGCGGCGTAATGTCCGCCACTGCCGCTTTCATCTTCGCTCCGTCAAACAGCTGTTCATAGGAACGGATTACGGATTCTTTTGAAGCGATGATCAACACTTCAGCATTGTCGTTGTAAGGCACAACATCGAACACCGGGTCTTCAAAAGGCAGATACAGCGTCGAACCGATTTCAATAAAGAAATGGCCTTTTAGCTCATCTACTTTAACACCTTGAGGAAACGTAACTTTGCGGATAATAACGAATTCGTCAGGGGCGAGGAATCGGACTGACTTCTTAGAGAGACCCCACTGATGGACAGCCTCATCGAGTAACGAACCAAGCGCTTTCACGTCGACAATTTCACCATCTTTTATAATCTCAGGCGGAAGAGCCATCTCTTCCGCTTTACTTATATGAAGCGGTTCTGTGGTTTTGAACTCCACATAGCGGATGGCATCTTCTTCTATAGTCATTGTCACAACACGCGCTTTTTTCGTTAAAAACGATAAGGCCATTTTTTCAGCTCCTAAAATTGATATAAATATGTTAGTATCTTAACTTTTTGGTGCAATTGCAGCTCCAGTAAAGTCTGCATTTTTAATTGAGCTCAATTGAGAATTAGTTAAAGCACTTTTCAAGGTATACGTTTTACCGTTTGCAATTGCGGACCCTGATATTGTGTTACCTGTCTTTGTTTTAGTTATTAATACAGCATCTTGTAGCGAACCTTGATCATCTAAATATGAAGTTGTAACTCCAGTACCTTTTCCTGCTAAGACACTTACTGAAACGGTAGGTTCACTTGGATTTTCAGTAAAATAAATATTAGCCGATGATAATGCATTTTGATAATCCGATTTCACAGCACCATTACGACTATTTTCAATAATGGACCCAATCGAAGGAATAGCAATCGCGGCAATAATTGCGATAATAACAATAACAGCTAATAGCTCGATTAAAGTCATCCCTTTTTCGTTATTCAATTTGTTTTGAAGATATTTCTTCATTTTCTTTTCCCCCTATTTTTTTACTTTTATATACTACTTTGAGTACGTCTCAATTATAACAATAGAACCAATTATAGCAATAGCTTTTTCTTGCTATTTTACAATTATTTTAAAAATAATTGTAAATATTACACTACATACTGTCTACATTATTAAACATTTCAAACATCGGTAGCATAATAGATAGCACTATAGTACCAACTAATGCGGCAAGTAATACAATCATTAAAGGCTCAATTAGCGCTTTCAGTCGATCTGTTTCTGCATCTACTTCACTTTCATAGAACTCGGCCACTTTTAATAACATGTGATCCAGCGAACCC is part of the Planococcus kocurii genome and encodes:
- the pilM gene encoding type IV pilus biogenesis protein PilM, which produces MALSFLTKKARVVTMTIEEDAIRYVEFKTTEPLHISKAEEMALPPEIIKDGEIVDVKALGSLLDEAVHQWGLSKKSVRFLAPDEFVIIRKVTFPQGVKVDELKGHFFIEIGSTLYLPFEDPVFDVVPYNDNAEVLIIASKESVIRSYEQLFDGAKMKAAVADITPLALYRLAYVQHDFAEEEHIMMIDLQSKKMTVSIFHEHYPLFMRPVEFQMAEEDFLDSAILIEEIETEAEKLGNFYRYSMNAGEAGITKVIFNGLDNWPELQARLENRLSVPVYPIVMKPIPSELNDSVPERFNRAIGLALKEV
- a CDS encoding prepilin-type N-terminal cleavage/methylation domain-containing protein, whose translation is MKKYLQNKLNNEKGMTLIELLAVIVIIAIIAAIAIPSIGSIIENSRNGAVKSDYQNALSSANIYFTENPSEPTVSVSVLAGKGTGVTTSYLDDQGSLQDAVLITKTKTGNTISGSAIANGKTYTLKSALTNSQLSSIKNADFTGAAIAPKS
- a CDS encoding Maf family protein, translating into MKFKTDFPVVLASQSPRRQELLRMLGVDFEVIPSTKDEPDPQQFQTALGYVLACAAQKAQEVAARRTDAIVIGSDTIVVLGDEVLLKPKNKEQATGYLQKLSGRIHQVITAVTVVQGTSEHTFHETVKVTFFDLPEAWIDAYTDTEDPYDKAGAYGIQTLSGLFVKEIQGDYNAVVGLPIAALTQKLVSAGFIYLEGSSVRC
- a CDS encoding PilN domain-containing protein, encoding MLVDINLLPQKERERPVALFAVLGIILAAVLIWATFFFMAQSQSKQQVATDAEYTLVTGQSEAIRAQLEASIGLNDEQQLQATVVWAEGYQFDTVPLLGDLVSRLPKRGFFDSFSFVKPNLGTLTIQFDTSREAAYYLTQLKASEFLESATLDAVTNEELDLIEEEEGSIEDPEALIENPRYLATYSLVYIDERLPAAEGTVNADGTITEAPTTEEVPVVEEPPVTETPVEETVPEESEGDVQ
- a CDS encoding prepilin peptidase; translated protein: MVLTYSVFIGLFGLVFGSFFNVVGLRVPKKQSIAYPPSHCTNCDRRLTAIDLVPVFSYLFLRGQCRTCGAKIHWVYPLMEAVTAVLFVASFLVFGFTPEFVVAILFVSLLVIITVSDIAYMLIPDKVLLPFAVVLLGLRIAIPLDPWWDSLLGAAVGFLLLFLIAVVSKGGMGGGDIKLFFVIGLVLGTAGTLMTLFFASFIGAIVGIIQLRVTKKGRKTPIPFGPSIALAAVIVCFWGDGLLAWYMNFLG